TGCAGAACGACGCGTCTGCGTGATTCACGCGTGCGTGTCATTTTTCTGTATGgccactatagcaaattatatatcattttgaagcctcggatattagcttttcaacgcaactagaactgcatcatttggaattttgtagctcaagttatgaccgtttgagtgtgaAAAGGTCaagctggacagcttagcaatttcttcaacttcttgtattccttccacttttgcatgcttcctttccatcctttaagccattcctgccatgtaatccctgaaatcacttagcacacatatcaaggcatcgaatggtaataagagaggattaaacctAGCAAATTTAAAGCggaaatgaatttttttggtaatttaaAGCCTTGGGAAGCAAGTTTCCAATTATAGAACAAAATCTGGGAAGgatttgtaaaaccatgcaaatagtatgaataagtgggtaaagagttgataaaaaccactcaattgagcacaagataaaccatgaaataataatttatcaacctctccacacttaaacattagcatgtcctcatgctaagctcaagagaagctataaaggagtgaagaggaatggtaaaatgtatgaaatgcaatcctatctatatgaatacaactaaatgtgaaatgcttctacctacttggttaaaagtaaataaattcttcaagacaaacataaatcagattccactaatttaaatcacacaataagagacaagtaaacttataagaagatagctcatgaaagcagggaacatagaatcaagcgttGAACCCTcattggtagtgtatatcactctgactctctcaagtgtctagggttaatcactgtactcttctctagtcatactttctaaactttgttctttatctaaccaatcaacaagtatttaatgtaccaatgcaaacatcatgaggtcttttcaaggttgtaatggggctaaggtaaaggtgaggatatatatatggataagtgagctatgaattgaatctttgactagtctaagctctcacctaacatacacatACTCTATATAACTCTAAAATCATGtctagctacccaaaattctcatttttttcatctcatactcatgcatcaacctttcttttaatttttatcacatatgcattgatcttaaCTTAACttagcattggggtaattttgtccccttatttatttacttatttattgaatatttcttttggattttttccttttttttcttttcttttttttattttttatttttttattttttttaaagatataaaagtaaacattacatatcaatgcacatggatttttaatttttctggtctcatatgagtaggtacccaagttcccaatatttaaataaagtagAAACATAAGACATTCCCTATTAACctatgttcccacagttttcccacacttagttgatacacaatctctatcttaagctaaccaaagattcaattggggtatttaattatttttccgcttaaggctagtgatgtggtaaaatataaaacaaatggagattaaaaggctcaaagtggctaacaaaggtaaatgaaagggtaggctatttgggataagtgagctaataacaaTTGATGGCCTCAGTCATATGCAAGcatataaatacactaaacaatgataatatagaatggaacaaagcaaagattgcaatcacagagaagaaaacacacaagaataaaatattatggttaaataatgtaaccacgtaattaagctcaaatctcacaggttgtgtgttcttagctataATTCATGTTCCAATTTATAGTCTTCAAACATgtttaacacaaaaaaatttcaaattaaattagtgaaatattataaaatagagtcttgaaaaagaaaatattacttcaaccaagtagtagctaaatgaacaaaaatcaaacaaacatgcaatcaaacatgcaaatgcaacaatgaactaacaaataaaataaaacattggtgttgagaagaaaataactaacccacggaagtcggtatcgacctccccacacttaaagattgcaccgtcctcggtgcatactaagatgtgcaagtggacggatttctccaactgatgcttttctccaaagattgtgcagatggacttgtttgtctccccattAAGAAGTTTTTCCTCTCCCTTCTTGGTGgtcatcctgaaagaagaggaaaaagaagaaaagtaacccaggaataaagagaagaaaataaataaagtatgggtgggttaatgccaaataatgggggtctcaattacatggtagctacaacatgtaagtgagaaaacaatagaagcacatggcataccagtggtgCAAAATTTGCAACAATGGGAAAGAGAGTGGGTAAGgaaagacaatataaatttatgtcaatgcaaaaggaacataggtatcataaaagattgacaTTGACAGATAAATAATGTCAcccaacagtgtaaaacaagtcactaagtaccaaaataataccagaaaagatacaacagttgaataatAACATTTAACaccaaaagtaaaataataaatttagaaaagaaaataaaaatatgcacaaaattaaaatacaatgaatgaaagtatgcagataaattaagtaaaatagaatggaagagaagaaggatgagaagttaaagagatgaagaaaaagaaagtaagaagggaggaagaaagaataaaagatagaagaaattaggattagaaaagaaaagataagataagtggTGGTGCAGGGATCTAGTGGTGTTGCGTGAGTGACGCGCATGCAtacttcacgcgtacgcgtcggtcgaGCAAATGGGGAGACGACGCGTtggcgtcggtcacgcgtacgcgtgaccgagcTTGTGCTACTCGCGCGAAGGCAGCCTTGTGCGCGGACAACTCTCTGTTTGCATTGGGGTGTGTGTCAAAATAGCatatgacgcggatgcgtgagtGTGCAGAATTGGAAAATGacgtgcacgcgtacgcgtgactgacttTATGCCTTGGGCATAGTTCCCGCACTAGGACATCACAACTTTCAGCCTGACACCTCTTTACGTCGATTTTCTAAGGTCACACATGCGcgtcattgacgcgtacgcgtgaagtgccaaattttcaattgacgcgcacgcgtgagggACGCGTGCACGTGGTGATGCTTGTGCGATTGGCACACTTTCTGCATGACTCCCACGTaactttctgccatttttttatgcagaatgcaaaatgcagaatgaAAATGAATATGcagaaattatgaatgaacactaataaaattaaaataaaataaactaggaGTAAAAGGaacgattataccatggtgggttgtctcccacctagcacttttagttaaagtccttaagttggacatatggtgagctccttgtcatggtggcttgtgcttgaactcatattgaaatttccaccaatgcttggacttccataAAGCTCTATCTATTCCAAGTAAattcctcaagctttgatggagttcttcacaagctttgatctcccaaaattgatcctttTGTATGCCGGGGTCCCAAATattgtttctacacccatctttaagttgatcatcatggttccatccgggtggtttaGCCTTGGAATTCTCATTGAAGCACCCAAatatcctcctagacccattcaatagAGCTCTACGCCAACCTTTGCATTTCAActtggagcatacaaccatattgaaccttgcatgacaactccaaccactaaccatcttcctcttactcttaatgccacaaagagctctaagttaaccatccgtctctagtagcccatattcaagtgggaaagtaaaggttaaggataagaattttacccacttaaatgttgtGTTAGACGGTAATGGCCTTAGGAGAGGTGTctctaatgaacttgcaagctccattccgttgtgctcttctttgacaacttcctcctctttgcaagcttcttcaatatcaacctcttcctcttgggaGCTTTCTTTCacttcaatctcttcttcattgctcaccaagggcatgagaggttgtgcttcttctttaatctccatctcttgatcaacctcttccaagtcttcaaccatgatatgccttggaggttatACACCCTCCACAACATCAAATGCAACCGTCTTGGAAGGCGACTCCATGACTTGAGGTTCAattggaggttccgcatctcctaagttttcaaccacttcctctttaACTATTGCGGCTTTGTCCAGTTGTTTTAGCATAAAatcgtactcctccttgatgattgcTTTTCCATGACGACTCCCTTCAtctactccttcatcttcaagggtaTTTACTTTCTCTACCTTTTGGGTCTCCTCTTACTCCTCTGGAAATAAGGCCGCGTGTAACCGATCCATTGCGTCCCTAAGACGATCCCTTTTCTCTTGTTCTATGTCAATAGCATCATGGGGATcgtgttgctcttggattgatggatgtgggtgctcttccatggatggtggtgatgggatggagagatcattctgtgattgaaaaggaagtgcactagagcttgagggttgactATTGAGGGTAGAGGGTTGGTCCATACGGATATAAGAGCTTGGAGAGTAGAGGTTAGACTAGTGAGAGAGGTAAGtgtgttctccatggaggtttggggtggataggagggttcattattttggagaaagggtgcatggtaggaaggtgaTTCATCTTGAGAAGGATATGAatatggtgtatattgaggtggtggttctaagtaCGGCTCATATGggggttggtatggtggataaggataagagtcatatggaggtgactggtggaaagaggcttgtgagtatggtggtccaaagttatgTTGAAGAGGGGGCTCATAGGTATAATGTGGTGGGCGTTGATTGTCACGGAAaggtccaccataaccattgccttgatatgcatcacagaatggttgttgatagtccattggaggtgatTGTTGCCAAAAGGGTTGATAAAATCCTTGtagctcctcccatctttgatttttccaaccttgatgcctgttcctATTAGAGcttccattccctacaacaacattggaaccaaacttgaaaccagaggggtgagaattcatagtagctaaagaaaataaaaactaataaaaattaatgttaataaACTCTTAAAACTAGAAACACTAACAAAGAAACGAAtaaacaaatatttacaataaccaataataaggcatgcttttgcaattccctggcaacggtgccatttttgACGAACTGATTTCTGCCGgcaaagaatttcataaaaataatcacgttgtaagtatagtctcAAAAcctgccaagagctttattagttattattttaatgccttgttattttacattacttgtttcTTATTTAAAAACCCCCAAAAAAAGATACAATTTCATAACCAATTCTAAGCatacctccctgtaattccttgagagacgacccgaggtttcaaaacttcggttataaatgttattgggtttgctttagtgacaaccaaaacttttgtacgaaatgattctttgctggtttagagactatacttacaacacgattatttttatgaaattctttaccggcaAAAATTAGTTCGTCAAGAGGCTAAGATCAAAACCGAAATAAATAGTTGCGCTTCTGCTCTTCAACCGAAAAAAGCTTCTCGTGAAGAATTTGACCTGAGGATCACCCATGCCATTTCCATTCAAGCTTTTTATGACAAAGAAGAAATAAGGCATGAAACGGAACTGGCCCAAATTAATGAAAAACTTGCCAAAGTACGTGAAAGGCGGGCTGAAATAGGTGTTCCTCTGACTACTGCCCAGCAAGAACAACAACAGATCATTCAAGAAATTGTTTCTATTGAGACCAAGCAAGAAGAATACGAGAAACAATTTGAACAAGTCCAATTCGACAAGTACAAGCATATTGAAGCACTCTCAACTTTGGACAATAGAAGGGCAAAGCTGCATTTAGACTTGGCAAAACTCTTGGCGCCTTGAATTTCTTTACTTCAGGCTTTACTTTTTGTAatggtttttcttttctagaTTTATGCATGTTTGACTTTAATTTAACCAAAAGTAATACTGTTTCAAGTATTTTCCATTGATCGAATCAATTATCTTTCCTGAGTCGATATCCTTGATCCGATATGCATTTCCAGAATACGACCCCACTACTTGAAAATGGCCTTCCCAAGTATGGGACCATTTGCCAAGaaacttcaatttctttttcattggcAAAATAACTTTCAAAACCAACTCTTCTATATTAAAATACTTCTCCCTTATTCGACGGTTATAACTTCGAGCAATACTTTCTTTTTGTCGAACCATATTTTCAAGTGCCAATATTCGCTCTGAGTCTAATTCATTCAATTCATCAAACATTGCATTCCAGTAATCATCAACTGGCAAATCATTTTGCTTTGATATTCTCAaagtattcaaattaatttctaatgGTAACATTGCATCATGGCCATAAACCAATTTATAGGGCGAAGTACCTGTTGACCCTCTTGGCGAATTTTGATAAGCCCAAAATACTTGGCTTAAAGTCTCATGCCACATTCGAGGCTTATTCCTGATATGCTTTTTAATCAGACTTATCAGGATTTTATCTGCTACCTCTACTTGCCCATTAGCTTGCGCATAATAAGGGGTTGAGGTAATTATATTGATACTCCTCGAGgctgcaaaatttttaatttgctgACCAGTAAACATAGTTCCTTGATCAGTACTTAATGTTTGAGGGATTTCAAATTGATGGATAATGTGTTCTTCAATAAAATCTATTATCTCACTTTGACCAACTTCTATTAGGGAAATTGCTTCAACccactttgtgaaataatcAATTGTTACCAAAATAAACTTGTGTTGTTTCGATGAAGGAGAGTGGATCAGCCCAATCAAATCCAAAACCCAACCTCTAAATGGCCATGGTTTAATTATCAAATGCAACTCCGATGCTGGAGTTTGCTGTATCGAaccatgtttctggcattcctAACATCCATTTGCATAATCGTTGCAATCTTTTATTATAGATGGCCAATACACATGGTTGCGATATAACACCCATTTCATCTTTTTTCCAGCTTGATGGGCCCCACATATCCCATTATAGACTTCACACAAAGCAATATTTTGATCATCTCAGCCTAAACATCTCGACAAACTCCCATCGATCCCTTTCTTATACAACTCATCAGCCATCAAGACAAAATTTTTTGCTTgcaattttatctttctttcgaCTGGAATATTGGGATTATTTAAATACTGAGCAATAAGCTTTCTCCAGTCAGTATCTTCCCATTCATCTATGCATAAAATTTCTCTTTCACTCGCAGGCACTAATATTTGGCGAATACTAGCAAATTTC
This portion of the Arachis duranensis cultivar V14167 chromosome 6, aradu.V14167.gnm2.J7QH, whole genome shotgun sequence genome encodes:
- the LOC107494829 gene encoding uncharacterized protein LOC107494829, with the protein product MENVRSHEPLKLYIAVSKNTIVCMLAQDDENGHEQAIYYLSRVLTDIETRYSPIEKFCLSLYYAWKWMLALTEFDLQYVPAKAVKGQVIADFHVDNSKDLNNQRANECQKHGSIQQTPASELHLIIKPWPFRGWVLDLIGLIHSPSSKQHKFILVTIDYFTKWVEAISLIEVGQSEIIDFIEEHIIHQFEIPQTLSTDQGTMFTGQQIKNFAASRSINIITSTPYYAQANGQVEVADKILISLIKKHIRNKPRMWHETLSQVFWAYQNSPRGSTGTSPYKLVYGHDAMLPLEINLNTLRISKQNDLPVDDYWNAMFDELNELDSERILALENMVRQKESIARSYNRRIREKYFNIEELVLKVILPMKKKLKFLGKWSHTWEGHFQVVGSYSGNAYRIKDIDSGKIIDSINGKYLKQYYFWLN